The sequence below is a genomic window from Desulforegula conservatrix Mb1Pa.
AATAGGCAATAAAAAAAAGGGCATCCCTGCAATAGTGCCTGTTTCAAAAAGCACTTTTTGGGCTGGGGTTAAAACTGGACGATTTCCAAAGCCTCTAAAAATTTCAGAAAGATGCACAGCGTGGCGCGTCGAGGACATCATGGCACTCATTAACGGAACTATTGTTTAAGGGGGTGTATGATTCCATTTGATTCCAAAAATATCATTGAAGCCTTAACAAGACAGATTCCCGGATCACTTATAACACCTGATAAGCTGATACCAGGGAAGTTTTCAAGATTTTCAACCAATGGAAAGACCGGGGATAGATCAGGGTATATCAAAATTTATCCTGATGGTGAGGGGGCTGTTTTCGGATGTATGAGACAGCAAATAAAAGGAAGCTGGCAGATAAGAGCAGCAAGAACGCCAGAAGAGAAAAAGGCCTTTCAGGAGCAAATAAGACAGGCTCAGGAAGAAGCCGCATTGATACTTTCGGCGGCACAGGAGGAACGCAGCAGGCTTTCAACAGAACTGTTTTTAACTCTTCCCCTTGCAAGTCCTGACCATGCTTATCTGAAAGAAAAGAAGATTTCACCACATGGCGCAAAACAGGATGATAACGGCAATCTGATTGTTTTTGTTTATGGCCCTGATGGCAAGATTCACGGACACCAGATCATTAAACCAGACGGTTCAAAGATGT
It includes:
- a CDS encoding helix-turn-helix transcriptional regulator — its product is MKNSLPQTGLLRLEQIIGNKKKGIPAIVPVSKSTFWAGVKTGRFPKPLKISERCTAWRVEDIMALINGTIV